In Anaerolineales bacterium, the following are encoded in one genomic region:
- a CDS encoding exo-alpha-sialidase, producing MSKVRVLVGTQKGAFVLNSDGKRKQWKVDGPFFGGLPIYHVKASPVNPDRIYASQTDDWFGQVVQRSDDGGKTWQPINNEFTYASKPGQHQWYDGTPHPWEFKRVWHFEPDPVDADTVYAGVEDAALFKSTDGGASWNELANLRDHESGSQWMPGAGGLCLHTILIDPTNPKRLYVAISAAGAFRSDDGGASWKPITKGLQSNFLPQPDAEIGHCVHRIALHPSRPETLFMQKHWDVMRSDNAGEQWREISGNLPSDFGFVVDVHAHDPETVYVLPIKSDSEHYPPEGKLRVYRSRGGGEWQALTQGLPQQDCYVNVLRDAMSVDKLDPCGIYFGTTGGQVYASADEGDSWQAIVRDLPAVKSVEVQTIE from the coding sequence ATGTCCAAAGTTCGTGTGCTGGTGGGTACGCAAAAAGGCGCCTTCGTCCTCAACTCGGACGGCAAGCGCAAGCAGTGGAAAGTCGACGGGCCGTTCTTCGGCGGCCTGCCAATTTATCACGTCAAGGCCTCCCCGGTGAACCCGGACCGCATCTACGCTTCGCAGACCGACGACTGGTTTGGCCAGGTGGTGCAGCGCAGCGACGACGGCGGCAAGACCTGGCAGCCGATCAACAACGAGTTCACCTACGCCAGCAAGCCCGGACAACACCAGTGGTACGACGGCACGCCGCACCCCTGGGAGTTCAAACGAGTCTGGCACTTTGAGCCTGACCCGGTCGACGCCGACACGGTATACGCCGGGGTGGAGGACGCCGCGCTGTTCAAGTCCACAGACGGCGGGGCCAGCTGGAACGAGCTGGCCAACCTGCGCGACCATGAAAGCGGGTCACAGTGGATGCCCGGCGCCGGCGGACTGTGCCTGCACACCATCCTGATCGACCCCACCAATCCCAAGCGCTTGTATGTCGCCATCTCGGCGGCCGGCGCCTTCCGCAGCGACGACGGCGGGGCGAGCTGGAAGCCGATCACCAAGGGCCTGCAGTCCAACTTCCTGCCGCAGCCGGATGCCGAGATCGGCCACTGCGTGCACCGCATTGCGCTGCACCCCAGCCGGCCGGAGACGCTCTTCATGCAGAAGCACTGGGACGTGATGCGCAGCGACAACGCCGGCGAGCAGTGGCGCGAGATCAGCGGCAACCTGCCCAGCGATTTCGGCTTCGTGGTCGACGTGCACGCCCACGACCCGGAGACGGTGTATGTACTGCCGATCAAGAGCGATTCGGAGCATTACCCGCCGGAAGGCAAACTGCGCGTCTACCGCAGCCGAGGCGGCGGCGAATGGCAGGCGCTCACCCAGGGCCTGCCGCAGCAGGACTGCTACGTAAACGTGCTGCGCGATGCGATGAGCGTGGACAAGCTGGACCCCTGTGGTATTTATTTTGGCACCACGGGCGGCCAGGTGTATGCCTCGGCCGACGAGGGCGACAGTTGGCAGGCCATCGTGCGCGACCTGCCGGCGGTCAAGTCGGTGGAAGTGCAGACGATCGAATAA
- a CDS encoding MoaD/ThiS family protein → MVRVTLPYHLQNLARTGPEVQLAVAAPVTAARILDALEAAYPMLRGTIREHGGGPRRAYLRFFACQEDISHQPLDAPLPAAVAAGEEPFMVVGAIAGG, encoded by the coding sequence ATGGTCCGCGTAACGCTCCCCTACCACTTGCAGAACCTGGCCCGCACGGGGCCGGAGGTGCAGCTGGCAGTGGCCGCCCCGGTGACGGCGGCCCGCATCCTGGACGCGCTGGAGGCGGCTTACCCGATGCTGCGCGGTACGATCCGCGAGCACGGCGGCGGCCCGCGGCGGGCTTACCTGCGCTTCTTCGCCTGCCAGGAGGACATCTCGCACCAGCCGCTGGACGCGCCGCTGCCGGCCGCGGTGGCGGCCGGCGAGGAGCCGTTCATGGTGGTGGGCGCGATTGCGGGGGGATGA
- a CDS encoding DUF3800 domain-containing protein: MFIDESGTKEYADDRVPYGDGRSRYFVFGGVLLENAEASRLTGQIIALKQEIFETKDVEVKSTWLRIPSHRENKYLKKYNISDERLTEFTARYYKILVASKMTLVASIVDKQQVQEDYGNPYYAPAIGYEVLLQRISQGIEGSVSVTIDDMSGSTPKMTTYKTNLAKQHRRLRQHGSQLIKGMRFDCLLPELKFTDSAKHHLVQVADSVAYNVFRQFRDHGEEWETKGLGTLPMYEYFELIVEKFRQGPYGRIQGYGVAKFPLRNRVGWRVQR; this comes from the coding sequence TTGTTTATCGACGAATCGGGCACCAAAGAGTACGCCGACGACAGGGTTCCTTATGGGGATGGGCGAAGCAGATATTTTGTTTTCGGTGGTGTGTTACTGGAGAACGCTGAGGCTAGTAGGCTAACCGGACAAATTATTGCTTTGAAGCAAGAGATTTTCGAAACTAAAGATGTTGAAGTCAAATCAACATGGTTAAGAATTCCATCCCATAGAGAAAACAAGTACCTCAAAAAATACAACATTAGCGACGAAAGACTGACAGAGTTCACTGCTCGCTATTACAAGATTCTAGTTGCGTCCAAAATGACTTTAGTAGCTTCTATTGTAGATAAGCAACAAGTACAAGAGGATTACGGAAATCCATACTATGCACCAGCAATAGGCTACGAAGTCCTACTTCAACGCATATCGCAAGGGATTGAAGGTAGTGTTAGCGTGACAATTGACGACATGTCTGGTTCTACCCCGAAGATGACGACATACAAAACAAATCTAGCTAAACAGCACAGACGGCTTAGGCAACACGGCTCCCAGCTGATAAAAGGGATGAGATTTGACTGTTTATTGCCTGAGCTTAAATTTACAGATTCAGCAAAACACCACTTGGTTCAGGTTGCAGACTCGGTGGCATACAATGTGTTTAGGCAATTTAGAGATCATGGAGAGGAATGGGAAACCAAAGGATTGGGTACCCTGCCCATGTATGAGTACTTTGAGCTCATAGTAGAAAAATTTAGACAAGGACCTTATGGCAGGATACAAGGTTATGGGGTCGCAAAGTTCCCGCTAAGAAACCGTGTCGGGTGGAGAGTTCAACGCTAG